In Zingiber officinale cultivar Zhangliang chromosome 9B, Zo_v1.1, whole genome shotgun sequence, the genomic window AATCTACTTTTACTTGCAGAAAATTTAGATAAGAAGAAGATAGAGTTATTGTTCAAGAATGCCCTTTTCAATCAAAAGCTGAAACTTATAATTGTGATGTGCAAGAATGCTTTTCTATTAGTATTTGAAAATACCACTCTAAGTGCACAAGGTCAGCACACAGAACAGAAAGAATGTGAAAGCCCATTGTGTGAAGTCCTAAGACACATAAAAACCTGAATATTAAGAATTCTAGCCTTGCAAGCTCTGATCTATGCAAATGGCGTTGAACATGTCAGTGTCATGCAAAGGTACACAAGAAGACAACTAGCACTTGAAAGCAAATGATTATTTTGGTGCTTTTAACTAGGATAAAAAAAACTAGGATATAAACATAAAAAACTTGCAATCATAATTGTTGTGAATATTCAAGAGTATGAACAGCCCAATGATACCAATGTGTTAGTTAATGCAGCTATTTCAGCTTAACAGGAAAAACCTACCAAATGTACCCATGTCTGCACTAGGTCAAGCACCCCAGACGCAAAGAAAGGAGTGGAAGGTTAATGAGGGATTACTTTTCACTATGATATACATTCCATATGGATATGCCTCAAAGCTAATGGACAACTATTCTATCTCCTTTCGTTTATCCACTATCTTGAAGCAGTGTCATGAAGTACCTAATTCTAGAGCTTGAATTGTGTTCAGGCAACTGTTAGAAATGTAATTATAGCCTATGCTCTTTCAATCCTCATTCTTCCATAATGAGATGGTCTGAAGTTTTTAGCATATTGTAGTTAACTGACCATAAAACCTGAATATAATCTCGATAATGAATTTTTTTGGCAAACTATATCATATAATAGATAACTAGAGCTGACATTGTCCAGTGTTTGATAGGGCAAAAAAGGTTGGTTGATTGGTGATTTTGAATGCTAATTTTGTATATTCCATGATACCCTGAAATGGTCAAACGTGCAACACAAGTTCTATAACATCCAGCGAACAAGGAAGTAGGAAAATGAGATTAACCTTTTATTCACAAGTTCTATAAGCACATTAGTGAATATATGCATACATTTGCTCAGAAATAAGTAGCAACGTTATTACTAATATCAAAACAAAGAGATCCACATCAAATATATATAACTTGTAAACCTAAATGCTGAAGAATTAAAACATAGCCTGAAAAATGGAACTATTAATTATCAGTAAGCATGCTTTCCAGTAATGTTATCACAAATAGACATTCAATAGTTATCCTCAAGCTCAAGGCTATATAATGATTATACAACAAACAATGCTTACACAAAAGTAAAAtcactagatttgaaaatataaatatatatatatacctctaTCTGGTTGTCTATTGGTAATGTTATAATCACCCAGGAAACCTGCAGAGCCCTTGCCTATAATATCTGAAGGCACATTATCTAGTGCATAGTCAAATGAACTAGTACCTCCAAATTCAGAAGATGGAGACAGCCAAGTTGGATCTCCATAAACTGAACTGTGACCATAGAGTTCTGGATAGGATTCTTCGAATCCACCATTTGATCCAGCACGGGAAGCTTTCAAAGCACTAGGGCCATTGTTCCTTCTGAAACCTCCATTGACTAGGTCAAAATTATTGTCAGCACCTCCATAACTAAGATTCCCACTAGTGTAACTTGAAGTGTTCCCTTCAACTTGAGATGGGATAGGAGTAGTACTACCCCAGTTTAAAGCATTACTTCCAAATCCACCAAGATTCCCATTGTCATGGGACATGTAGGCATTGGAACTTGCAGAATTCGTAGTATAATTAAGGCCACCACTACCCCATGCATTACGAGGCATTGAGCTGAAAAATGAATTAGTGTTTGAACTACCACCACTATAACCAATCAGATTGTTGAACCTAGTGGAGTTTCCACTGTAATAAGGGTTCAAACCACGCCCATACCCAATGTTGTTGCCAAAATTGGAATTCCCACCAATGCTTGGGATCAAACTCGGTTCAAAATTCATTCCCATACCAAAACTAGGATTGTATGAAGGGAAGCTGTTTCTTGCACTACTAGGAAGACCTAATCTACTATCCATCCTCATTCCATATCCACCAAATGAGCTTGGATTATATCCCTGAGTATAGCCATTGAGAAAGTTGTTTGTCCTATTAAGTCCATAGTTATATGAACCAATAGGAGAGCGCATATTGGGGCTTGGGGAGAGTTCCTTAGGCACAGCTCTCTTGACCTCAACAGTCTTACCATTCAACTCATGAAAACTTTTATAAAGCACCTTATCCACTGCATCCTCTGAGTCATATGTGATGAAACCAAATCCTCTAGGCCTCTGGGTGTTGTGATCATACATCACTACAACATCAGTGATTGTTCCAAACTGATCGAAGTACTTCTTGAATTCACTCTCTGTTATAGTAGATGGCAAGCCACCCACAAATATTTTCTTGGTACGACCAGGACCTGGAGAGCCATGGACACTGCTAGCATTTCTGTTAAGGATCTGTTGGTCATCCCTTGGAACAGCCTTCTTAGCCTCAACCTGAGAAATTGATCAGCTAAGTAGTCAGTATAATTAGTTCATTAACAAATTTCTGCTATAACAGGGATTTTCTAAAACAAACAAACAGTATTTATAGCCCATAATTCCACATCATATGCAAGGAGTAAAGCATACAGACATAGATTTTTATGGATGTGTATGTTCATATCAATGACTAAAAATAACAGAGAAGGCTACACAATTACCATCCTGCCATCAATCATGTGTTTTTCCATGACGACTCGCTCAGCCACGGCTGGGTCGGAGAAGACAACGAACCCAAAACCACGAGCACGGCCAGTGTTCCGGTCCTTCATGATCACAGCCTCCACAACCTCGCCGTAGCTTCTGAAGTACTCCCGGAGACGGTCCTCATTGGTGTCCCAGGAAATCCCGCCAATGAACAGCTTCCCAAGATCCGTCTGCATTCTCTTTTCTGCAAATTAAAGGTCTTTAAACTTCGCTCGTGACAATTGTCATCGGATAAAGCCCAATTTGATCAATTACAAACAAACACGAAAAAGATCAACATAATGCCCTCTCAATCGGATGAAACAGCGATTAAAAAATCACTTTGAAGTAGACCATCGATGCGAATTAGATCTAATCAAACACGAACGACAGCTGAAGACGTCCCCAGCCGCCCGACGAATCCGGTAGCCGTGGCGTAGATCTGACCAAAACGCATCCACCGAAGAAAGCTCGAGACCGATGCTCGACCCAACCAGACTGGCCAAACCAAAATCCAACAACGCGGAGTCCGACGAAACAGAACCAAATCCACAGAACCAAAATCAGATAAACCGTATCGGATTCCACGCTCTCCAATCAGGCAAagcgaaaaaataaaataaaataaaataaataaataaacgaaGAAGAAATTGAAACTCACCGATCTGAAGCTGGCGCGTCAGATGCGAAGGTGAGAAGAGATCGTAGAGGCGCGTCTAAGATCTGCGAGGCGGCATAGTAGGATTCCACAAATAAGAAGATCGCGATCACcaatctcctcctcctcctcctcctcctcctcctccgctctGCTCTGCTCTCCTTATTGGATCAACCGATCGACGACGACGACACCACCACcaataataaacaaataaagaaaataaaagatggAATCGTCGACTTTAATGCTTGCTTTTTCCTCCACCGTTTCCGCCCAACTCATCCAGCTCTAGATGGAAGAGGGAAGCAGAAGAGAGGGTGGTGGAGGTCGAACTGTTCACATCCAATCCAATCCAATCCCTCCTATATATAAATCTTTCTGGCTATCCAAAAGGGaaagggaggaggaggagagggaggatgaAGAGAGAAGGCACATGACGGAGAGGGAGAGATTTAtaaagaggaggaggaggcggaggaggaggaagggagaGAAGAAGGGAAAGGGGTGAGATGTGGGTTGGCTGTTGGTGTGTGTAAGAAATGGAAAGAAAAGTTGGTAACGCTGCGCCTGCCTCTCTTCCTACCCTTTTCCTttccattttttaattttgttaatgtTCAAATTTATTAAGGTCAATGTAATCGGAAAAAGGGTCCCCCCTCGTTTTTAGCAATTGAAGATAGATTTAGTCGTCATTTGTTTTTATAGAAAATTTCTGTTAAACTAATTTGGGTAaaaatgaagggaatttttttttttaaaaaaaataataatcaagatgAGTCTCCTCTTAccattactattattattattttttaattaaggcATCCCAACTATATCAACTCcaactaattttgataaaatttaaaatgaaattatattaataattttttttacttttcacactatttttctttccacactaaaaataatttaagtcctattaataattttttctaattattttttatataaaaaatatatatcattgTTATGGTTCTATACAGTCTCACATCCTATAATTGACAACActactaataaaaaaatttctataaatatcttgggTCGATGACATTTTG contains:
- the LOC122023454 gene encoding heterogeneous nuclear ribonucleoprotein 1-like, which codes for MQTDLGKLFIGGISWDTNEDRLREYFRSYGEVVEAVIMKDRNTGRARGFGFVVFSDPAVAERVVMEKHMIDGRMVEAKKAVPRDDQQILNRNASSVHGSPGPGRTKKIFVGGLPSTITESEFKKYFDQFGTITDVVVMYDHNTQRPRGFGFITYDSEDAVDKVLYKSFHELNGKTVEVKRAVPKELSPSPNMRSPIGSYNYGLNRTNNFLNGYTQGYNPSSFGGYGMRMDSRLGLPSSARNSFPSYNPSFGMGMNFEPSLIPSIGGNSNFGNNIGYGRGLNPYYSGNSTRFNNLIGYSGGSSNTNSFFSSMPRNAWGSGGLNYTTNSASSNAYMSHDNGNLGGFGSNALNWGSTTPIPSQVEGNTSSYTSGNLSYGGADNNFDLVNGGFRRNNGPSALKASRAGSNGGFEESYPELYGHSSVYGDPTWLSPSSEFGGTSSFDYALDNVPSDIIGKGSAGFLGDYNITNRQPDRGIAT